One genomic region from Labeo rohita strain BAU-BD-2019 chromosome 7, IGBB_LRoh.1.0, whole genome shotgun sequence encodes:
- the zgc:194312 gene encoding odorant receptor 131-2 — protein MSSGTDDADLYPHIRVWAAGVSLIILAFFNLIINWTIVREERLRSHARFVLVFHLLFSALVYFAVCFSFYLQNYLKAATTATVCMVLIRGLMTSGSNIILTITAMALDRYFAICYPLHYSKVCFKPWPWLIGVLTWGLASIIPLTLSPKIENGTVACGRKALLQGGEMHKIVLISICTILIVYSYVRILYEGRRLGVLNRRNRAACRTIALHGMQLAVYILPNFILFLLHILKSRKLLESSTKELFAVISFAFFSLAQCIAPIVYGLRKEELLEHLNHRFPCLSGRLKRILEWTVNIAHPSRRRQQRERRMTSETLLSREISQTTV, from the exons ATGTCAAGTGGTACAGATGATGCCGACCTGTATCCCCACATACGTGTTTGGGCAGCGGGAGTTTCTTTGATCATTTTGGCTTTTTTCAACTTGATCATCAACTGGACGATAGTGCGCGAGGAGCGCCTGCGGAGCCATGCGCGCTTCGTCCTCGTGTTCCACTTGTTGTTCTCCGCGCTGGTTTACTTCGCGGTATGCTTTAGCTTCTACTTACAAAACTACCTGAAAGCAGCGACCACGGCAACCGTGTGCATGGTGCTGATCAGAGGTCTGATGACAAGCGGGTCCAATATCATCCTCACCATCACGGCGATGGCACTGGACCGTTACTTTGCCATTTGTTACCCGCTCCACTATAGCAAAGTTTGTTTCAAACCCTGGCCGTGGCTCATCGGGGTCCTAACGTGGGGACTCGCTTCGATTATCCCTCTCACCCTGTCGCCCAAAATAGAAAACGGCACTGTGGCCTGTGGAAGGAAAGCTTTGCTGCAAGGAGGAGAAATGCACAAGATTGTTTTAATATCAATTTGTACTATTCTTATCGTGTACAGCTATGTACGGATCTTATATGAGGGGCGTCGTCTGGGTGTGTTGAACCGGCGCAACCGAGCTGCGTGTAGGACTATCGCTCTCCACGGCATGCAGCTCGCCGTCTACATCCTCCCCAActtcattctgtttttgctgcataTCCTTAAAAGCCGAAAGTTACTCGAGAGTTCCACAAAAGAGCTTTTTGCTGTCATAAGTTTTGCCTTCTTCAGTCTGGCGCAGTGCATCGCGCCGATAGTCTACGGACTGCGTAAAGAGGAACTACTGGAACATCTTAATCACAGGTTCCCCTGTTTATCCGGACGGTTGAAACGCATTTTGGAGTGGACTGTCAACATCGCGCATCCCAGTCGGCGTCGCCAGCAAAG GGAGCGGAGAATGACTTCAGAGACTTTATTATCAAGAGAAATCTCACAGACGACTGTGTGA